The Nostoc sp. 'Lobaria pulmonaria (5183) cyanobiont' DNA window TTGCAGTAAGCTGCTTGGCTTTCTCTATTTTCACTGCTCCTCAAAGTCCTAATCACAAATTGCCAAAACCCTAATCATACCACAAAACACTTTTACAAGAGTTCTTATTTAAAAGCACACGGAAATAGCGTCCTGATTCTTTGTAAAATAAAGACAAATACTATACAATTGCTACTGTTATGCAACGCCTGAAAATCTTTAACTAAAGAAACCTCAAAATGTTAGTTTATGTAGCCTCAGCCTCCAAGTCACAAGTTATTAGGAGTAGTTTTAAAAAGCATTTTTTTTGTAGTTTATGTAAATCTAACGATACTTTCTCTTTTCAACTACAGTATAAACATTTAAAAAACTGCGTTTTTGTTCTAAGTCTAGTTTGAGTATATATAGGACTTACGCACTGAAGCCTGAAACGTAGATCCCCCTAGCTCCTTAAGGAGGTTGGAGGATGTGAGTGCGTAAGTCCTGATTGAGCAATAGTTATTCTTCCCTACTCCCAATTTTATTTGATAGAACAAATGTACTAAATAATATGCTATAATTCCCATACATTGATGTTGAAATCATAGTAGAGGATAAGCTCTGGCTGCAAGTTTCCTGAGTGCCAAAATTTACGGCATTAGTTGAGTCTTGCGCTATGGCAAAAATCGACAAACAAAGCAGGTACGAGAGTTTAAAATAGTTGAATCCCAAACTCGACTCGGTGCTAGTAATTAACTTTGAAAGGCATTGAAGTCTATATTTTCATGTCTTACGAACCCCTGCACCACAAATATCGCCCCAAAAGTTTTGCTGAACTGGTGGGCCAAGAGGCGATCGCTACCACCCTCACGAACGCGATCGGCACATCCAAAATCGCCCCCGCCTATTTATTCACTGGGCCTAGAGGTACGGGGAAAACTTCTAGTGCCCGGATTCTGGCTAAATCCCTCAATTGTCTCAAAAGTGACAAGCCCACTGCTGAACCCTGCGGCGTGTGTGAGGTTTGTCAGGGGATCACCAAGGGCTACGCCTTAGACATAATTGAAATCGACGCCGCTAGCAACACTGGTGTCGATAATATCCGCGAGTTGATTGAAAAAGCCCAGTTTGCTCCTGTGCAGTGTCGCTACAAGGTTTATGTAATCGACGAGTGCCACATGCTCAGTACCCAGGCATTCAATGCGCTACTTAAGACTCTAGAAGAACCACCGAGACAGGTGGTTTTTGTGTTGGCGACAACAGACCCGCAACGGGTGTTACCAACGATTATTTCACGCTGTCAAAGGTTTGATTTTAGACGCATTCAGTTAGAAGCGATGGTGAAGCATTTAAGTGCGATCGCATCTTATGAAAACATTCATATTTCACTTGATGCTGTCACCCTGGTAGCCCAACTTTCTCAGGGAGGGTTACGGGATGCCGAAAGTCTACTTGACCAATTGGGCTTGTTAGCGGGTGAAGTCACACCAGAGCGAGTTTGGGATTTGGTGGGGACGGTAAGCGAACAGGACTTGTTAGCGCTTTTAAATGCGATCGCTCAAGATAAACCGGAAGCAGTTTTAGACTGTACTCACCACATTCTAGATCGTGGTCGAGAACCCCTAACTATTCTGCAAAATCTCGCCGCTTTTTACCGCGATTTACTGATTGCTAAAACAGCACCCAACCGCCACGATTTGGTTGCTTGTACTCAGCAAACCTGGACAGCGCTGATTGAATTTGCTCAATACTTCGATATGAGCGTGATTTTGGCAGGACAAAAACACTTGCGAGAAGCTGAAGTACAAATTAAAAATACCACCCAGCCGCGTTTGTGGTTGGAGGTAACATTACTAGGACTGTTACCGAGTGCGACGAATATTCAGCCACAAGCCCCAAGTGTCGCGCTGCGAATTCATACACCTGTTGTATCTCCAAGCTATCCTCCAGTAGTTGCCCAAAATCACCCAGTCTCTTCTGTACCTGTAGCTGAACCGCAAAAAAATCATGATTCTGTAAACCATCATCAAGCGGCTGCCCAAAATCACCCAGTCTCTTCTTTACCTGTAGCTGAACCGCAAAAAAATCATAATTCTGTAAACCATCATCAAGCGGCTGCCCAAAATCAGCCCGTCACTTCATCTGCCTCAGATGAACAGCAAACAAATCACAATTCTGTTGCTAACTTAGTTTCACCACCAACGCCAGAACCTGTTGCTGTTCCTGTGCCATCAGTGAACATTGAACCAGTAACTTCAGAAGTTGTTGGCGAAGTAGAATATGACTTAACTCAGATTTGGCAACAAGTGCTTGCCAACCTCCAGCCAAAATCAAGGCAAGAAATGCTGCGTCAAATGAGCCAACTCATGGAGTTCGACGGTGTTGTGGCTCTAATTGCTATTAAACAGGCATGGTATGACAAGGGAAAATCTTATCTACCGATGATTACGGCAGCTTTCCAGCAGACTTTCCAGCGTGAAATCCAGATAAATATAGAAAAAGGAATTTCTTCAAACTCTACCTCCGCCAAAAAAAATCCTCCGCCAAAAGACTCTACTCGCGTTCAGCAATCACCCACACCTAGCTACAACCAGCAAATTTCGCCTTCAGCGTCAGTACCGCAGCCAACTAATCCACCACCAGCACCACAAAAAACCGAGTTGGTTGTAAGAGATGGAAATGAGGTAAATGGAAATAGGGCAAATGGAAATGGTGTAAATGGAAATAGGGCAAATGGAAACGGGTTAAATGGAAACGGGATGCAAACTTTGCCTCTACCCCCAAAACAAACACCCGCACCTGATTGGGAACCTGACGAAGTAGCGATCGCAGCTCAACGTGTAGCAGAATTTTTCAACGGACAAATTATCCGTTTTGCAGATGATTTCCCAGAATTCTCCGATTCCACAACTACACCAGAATGGGTAGAAGAATCAGAAGTAGATGATGAATAAAAAATTGGGCATTGGGCATTGGGGAAAGATCCGAAGAAAGTCTCCTCTACTCCATCATCCCCTTATTCCTCATCCCCCGCTCCATTCCCTATTCCCCATTACCCACGCCCCATGCCCTACTCCCTATTCTTCATTCCCCGTATGCAAAGTTTTTACCCATTTCAGGCGCTTTGGTCTTACCGACATCCGGGCAGTAGTACTGCTCATGACGACTAACCAGTGCAACATATATAAACTGCCACGCAGGGTTTGCACCAGCATCATAAAATATGTAGAAAGTGGGAATTTTTGATCTTGACGTACCCGCTTCAGACCTGTAAACATCCCTACCATCGACATAGAAATGGATAAGCCTGTGATCGGACTTAACATTGGGGGACGATGACGAGCGATCGCCATTAATAAATCTGGGATTGCTGCTGTGGGTAAGATATACATAATTAGCATAAAAATCAGCAAATCCCAGCTTTTGCGCCCTCCCATGCGGTTTTTGAGAATTAAATCCCAATAATCCAAATAGCGTTGATATCCGCCTTCTGCCCAACGGTTGCGCTGATGCCAGAGTGAAATTGCACTTGTCACTCCTTCTTCTTGCACTGCTGGATGAAAAACACACTCAATATCCCATTTGTCCAAATGTAAACGGATTGTTAAATCCAAATCATCGGTAATGGTTTCTTCATTCCAGCCACCGCAGCTTTCCAAGGCTGAACGCCGGACAAATTGACCATTGCCCCGCAGTTCGCCAATGCCACCAAGGGCAGTTCGCTGTTGCTGAAACCATGTATCAAGTGCCATTTCGGCCATTTGACCCTTAGTCCAAAAGTTTTCTTTAGCGTTGGCGATCGCTTTTCGCACCTGCACCGCCCCCACGTTTTCTCTTTGAAATAAAGGTATTACCTGTTGCAGCAAGTCTGGTGTTACTTGGGCATCAGCATCAAATACTGCTATAATGTCGCCCTTTGTCAACGGCAATACCTGATTCAACGCCCCCGATTTGCCACCAGTAGCTTCTGCTGAACGCCTTAGTACTTTCAGATGATCGTGTTTCTGTTGGAGTTCTGCTAATAAACGTGGCGTGCTATCACTGCTGCGATCGTCAATTATCCAAATTTCGTACTGCCCACCTGGATATTCCAGATTACAAAGATTTTTGACTAATTTAGCAATTACCGCTTCCTCATTTTTCGCAGCCACCAGCACAGAAACAGAAGGTAAATCTCCCTGTATTTCTTTTGGATAGCGACGGGATTTAGTAAACACTACCACCAAAGCATGAAATCCTAGAATGGTGGTCAGTCCTAGAATAAAAATGGAAGCCCAAGAAACTAAATGTAGAGCGATCGTGCCACTCCAGACGATAGTCAAGACTAGAGCTGCTTTGCCTCTACGACCTTGAAACCGAGATGGTAGAGACATAGAATCTGTCTCTAACACTGACTCCTCATCTACTGATAGGTCAGACAACAAGGAGTTGAGCGGATCGAGGTCTTGATAAGAATCTTCTTCGGGCCAGGAATTCGCTGGCATAGGTTAGGTTGCTTGATTCAAAAACCACTATTTGTCTACAGTTAGTAATTTTACGGACAAATATCCCTAAGCTACTTTTCCCGGTATTAATCGGAATGGGTAAACTGTAATACCCGCTATCCCTAAGCCAAAAGCCGCTGGGACTACCTTTGTTGTCACCGCCATCTGCGTAATTACCTCGTATTAACCACCTTTGCTACTCTTTGACAAAGGCTTGATTCCTTTGATAGCCACTTGGGTAGGAAGCTTCTAGAGTCGGACTTTCTCCAATGAGAACTCCGGTTTGGGTAAAGTAATAGCAAGGTAGCAGCAGCTTTTTGTTGGGAAAAACTGCAACAACGGCATCCACCACTTTACAGTAGACATTTTTAGTGTTAATGATCCCCAGATTCAATAACAGTTAATGCAGCATTATTGTAACCGAAATTTTAATATTTCTTAGTAGTAACTTCATTTATTGGTCATGGGGTATTGGTATTGGGATTAGGGAGAGGTGACAGGTGATAGGGAATAATCTGTACCCTGTAACCTGTACCCTATTCCCTTCTTCACTGACCACTATGTGCTTTAGACACATCTTTGGGGAATACTACTAATATCCACTAATATCCCCAGTTGCTAACTAACTTGAGGAATATTTAACTATGTCTATTGAGCAACTCCAGCCTGCAACTCAACAACAAGCCAGTGTTTACTTACCTTATGTTCAGGGTGCTAGGCGCAATTTCTTACCCTATGCCATCAGTCTTTATCAAAAAGGGGTCTTGGAAGGACATCGGAAGATTGAAGCCAGCGAACATGTCCCCTTTGTCGCCTCCTGGAATGTTGCTACTTTACCCTCAGACTTAACCCGTTGCCGAATTCAGTTTGATGGCAATGCTGACCTGAGTTATGAACTGATGATGGCTAGTTTCGAGTTTATTAATTTTTTAATTGAACTTATGGACAACTATAAACGTTATCGCGTGACCGATTTTTCACAACCGTTTTACCGCAAGCTACTGCGTATAGATGATTGATTAAACTTAGCCAGACTTTTACAAGTTCGGCTTCTATTTAAAATTACCGTAGTGGGTCTGTCGCAAAAATTTTAACAGGTGAATCAGTTATCAAATTTCTCTTCTTTACCTCTTAATTTTGCGTTCTTCTCTAACGAGACGCTACGCATAGCTTGCTTCTTTGTAGGAGTATGCGCTTCGTTCTCTTATCCCTCAAAATTAATAGCTAAGCAAGTTTGTAGTAAGGACTTTAGTTCTTATTTTTTAAAGTCATTTGCTCACAAGGCGTTAATGTTTACAATTCAGCTTAAGCCTTGTGAGCTTTCTTACAACAGCCTTTTAGGAGCAGCTGACTTTGCTACCCATATCTTCATCCCAATAATCATTGAGTTTTGGTTCTAGCTGTAACTCCCGACTAACATTGGCACAAAACCAGCGCAAAAATTTATCCAAACTGGCAAATACTGCTTTGTCTGCTTGCTGTAAGTCCAAAGTTACGGTGTGAAAGCCTTGCTTGTTAGCGTGTGCAAGCAACCGCAACACCAGAGAGCTTTTCCCCATCTTTTTGAGTGCTTTGATGCAAATTACACTCCTAGGTTCAGCCATTTCTGCGTAAGCAAGTTCTTCAATTGGCTTCTTTGCAAAAATTACTCAGTACTTGCCATAAATGAGCAGCAATGTTCTTGACACGTTCCTCGTCGTAGTGCGCTTCACTAGCTATATTGGTGTAGGTTTTTCCTTCCCACGAAGAACGCAATATCAACTCTTGGAGCGTCGTTAAACCGCTTGCTTGACTGGCTTTTAGCAGGAATACTAGTTCATCTATAGTCATTACTCATTGACTCTAATTCAGTATGATATTTTCTCACACCATTAAGCTTTGGAAGTTAATGTAGACTACGTTGTATATATAGCAGCCAGCCCTGACTAAAAAAGCTACAAAAAAGCCTTGATAATTTTTTGCATCCTTAAATTATTTGGCGTGATTCAATCATAGAATTTTTTCTTTGGCTCTACCTAAATGTTGATAAGCTACTTGACGTAATTCTTCTAGTCTGGCAAGTTTCATACTGGCAGGTAAGAGTAGGTGATTCAACTCTGGTGCTTGTGCCAATTGGGAGACTGTATTCAATCCGACCCCTTTTTTCCTTTTTTCCCTCATTTATATTTAGTCTAAACTCCAGTTAGAACAACCCTAGCCATACCTAAACTGACAATTAAAACAGCAGATGGAGACCATCAATGTCAAAATACTGAATCTAATGATGAGAAAATAAAGATAAGCAATGCCCACCTCCAAACTTGCTGGGCTATTTACCCAAGACAGATAAACAGCAAATTTTATCAGTCAAAATTTATGACTTATAACGTTCCCTCTCCAACTCGAAAGCGACCCACTCAAGCAATAGGAGCCAAAATTTTCCACTCTTGTAACATCATTAGTCTATTTATCATGCTCACCAGTGGACTACAAATTTACAACGCCAACCCTGTTTTTGGTGGACGCGCAGGTTTGCACATTCCTTTGATATTTACTTTAGGAGGTTGGCTTGCAGGAGGTAGACACTGGCATTTTGCAGCAATGTGGCTATTCTCGCTGAATCTGTTGTGGTATGGAATTTACATTTTAATTACCCGACGCTGGCGACATCGCTTTGTAGGTGCTAATGACTTCAAAGCATTACAAAAAACTCAAAATTCCCAACGCCTAATTTATGCTTGGCATCGGATTGCTTATACAGCAATTATTCCCATTTTGCTGCTGGCATTATTTACAGGGATAGGAATGTATAAACCTGCTCAATTTCCCTGGATTGTGGATTTATTCGGCGATTGGCAAGCATTGCGAATTGTTCACTTTGCCTCAGTGCCGATGGTTATATTATTTGTAGTAATTCACTATCAATTAGGGAAAAAAGCTGGAGGTACTCAACTAATAGAATCAATGTTTTAGTAAACAAACTATGGTCATGGAGGTAGAGAGACGCACAGAATAAAGACCAATGACCAATGACCAATGACCAATGACCAATGACCAATAACTCTTTTTGAAAATAAAAAAATGAACTTTTTTGATAAATTTAATCGTAATATTTTGCAAAATCAAAGCTTACTATTTGTAGGACTTGATCCAAATCCAGAGATGATGCCTGTGCGTTATGAATCGGAAGAACTCATCACTGGTTTGGAAAAGTGGTTACAATTCATTATTGCGGAAACTTCTGATTTCGTTTGTGCCTATAAACCGACATTTGGCTTTTACGAAGCGTTAGGTATTCCTGGTTTAGAACTGCTGTACAAAACTTTAGCAGCTATTCCAGCCCACATTCCAGTGATTTTAGATGCCAAACACAGTGACTTAAATACTAGTAGCATCTTTGCCCAGACTGTGTTTACAAAATGGCAGGTGGATGCAATCACTCTCAGTCCCTATACAGGACAAGATCACGTAGCACCTTTTTTAGTCTATCCTGATAAAGCTGTGTTTATTTTATGCTGTACTTCTAATCCAGGTGCAGAAGCTCTACAGCAATATCCTACAAATGAATCACCCCTTTATTTACAAGTGGTAAAAGAATCAAAAACCTGGGGAACTCCAGAACAATTGGGTTTGGAAGTGGGAACTACAAATCCTGAAGTTTTAGCACTTATTCGAGCAGTTGCACCTGAACGAATTATTATGGCGCGTAGCATCTGGGCGCAGGGTCAAAACTTGAAGCAAATTTTAGAAGCTGGCTTGAATAGTAATGGTGATGGTTTACTGATTCCTGTTCCTCAAGATATGTTGGTAAATACACAATTATCAGAGGAAGTCCAGTCTCTACGTGCAGAAATTAATCAAATAAAAACTGAAATTATTCACGAAAATTCTACTTGTTCTGTGTGGTTTCCTGATGTTTGTTTTTTAAATCAGCACCCCCACCAAGATTTGATTTTACAACTTTATGATATTGACTGCATTATGTTTGGCAGCTTTGTCCAAGCATCAGGAGCTATATTTCCTTATTACATTGATTTACGCAAAATTATTTCCAATCCCCAAGTTTTTAATCAAGTTCTCACAGCTTATGAGGATATTTTGAAGAACCTGAATTTTGATAGATTAGCAGGTATTCCCTATGGTTCATTACCTACTGCGACTGGTTTAGCTTTGCGCCTTCATTGTCCGATGATTTTCCCGCGTAAAGAGGTGAAAGCACACGGAACTCGCAGAGTAATTGAGGGTAACTTTCATACTGGTGAAACAGTTGTAGTGGTTGACGATATTCTCATTAGCGGCAAAAGTGTCATGGAAGGGGCAGGAAAGTTGGAATCAGCTGGATTAAAGGTTAATGATATTGTGGTATTTATCGATCATGAACAGGGGGTGAAAGATAGGTTAGAGCAAAATGGTTATCGCAGTCATGCAGTTTTAACTATTTCGGAAATTACTAATACTCTCTATCAAGCAGGGCGAATAAATGAGGAGCAATTTTTAGCTTTCGCTGAAAGTTAGTAATTTGAACAATAGGGAGTAGGGAATGGAGAGTTGGGAGAAACGTGATTAATTGCGTCTGTACTAGGGGAAGATTTTTATTGTCTATGTCCTCTTGAGCAGATTTGATTATTCGGTTAAATCTAGTAAATAGAATAATTTTCGCTTTGAAATTAATTATGAATTTTCCACTGAATCAACTACTTAGATGGTTAATTTTTACGTTGTTATTTCCTCTAGTATTTCTCAATGGTTGGCTAGCATTTTTGCTGGTTAAAAACTTTCAACCTGTCGTAACAATTCTTGTCTTGGCTACCTTGCTTGCATTCGTTTTAAACTATCCTGTTTCGATTCTCCAACAGCGGAGAGTTAAACGCGGCTATGCAGTAGCATTAGTTTTTATATTAGCATTGGTAATTGTTGTGGCTCTAGGTATCACTTTATTGCCCATTGTTTTAGAGCAATTTAATGATATGGTTAAAGTCTTTCCCCAATGGATTGATTCTAGCGAAGAAAAACTTCAGATTGTCAATGATTGGTTTTTTAAACATAAATTAAATGTGAATCTAAGTCAGCTATTAGCACAAACTACTGACCAATTACCTAATGAATTAGAGTTTATTTCAGATAAACTTTTAAGTATTATCATAGATACAATTGATAGTATTTCTGAGGCGTTAATCACAGTAGTTATAACTTTTTACTTGTTGTTAGATGGTCCAAGGATTTGGGAGGTAATATTTAAGAAGTTACCTGGAAATCTTGCCCAGCAGATAAGCCAGTCTATTCAGCAAAACTTCCAAAACTACTTAATTGGTCAGGGAACTTTGGCTTTGCTGATGGGTGTTTCAATAACATTATTGTTTTTAGGTTTTCAAGTCCAGTTTGGTTTACTCTTTGGTTTGGGAGTTGGGCTTTTAAGCTTAATTCCCTTTGGTGATGTCGTT harbors:
- a CDS encoding cytochrome b/b6 domain-containing protein: MTYNVPSPTRKRPTQAIGAKIFHSCNIISLFIMLTSGLQIYNANPVFGGRAGLHIPLIFTLGGWLAGGRHWHFAAMWLFSLNLLWYGIYILITRRWRHRFVGANDFKALQKTQNSQRLIYAWHRIAYTAIIPILLLALFTGIGMYKPAQFPWIVDLFGDWQALRIVHFASVPMVILFVVIHYQLGKKAGGTQLIESMF
- a CDS encoding AI-2E family transporter, with translation MNFPLNQLLRWLIFTLLFPLVFLNGWLAFLLVKNFQPVVTILVLATLLAFVLNYPVSILQQRRVKRGYAVALVFILALVIVVALGITLLPIVLEQFNDMVKVFPQWIDSSEEKLQIVNDWFFKHKLNVNLSQLLAQTTDQLPNELEFISDKLLSIIIDTIDSISEALITVVITFYLLLDGPRIWEVIFKKLPGNLAQQISQSIQQNFQNYLIGQGTLALLMGVSITLLFLGFQVQFGLLFGLGVGLLSLIPFGDVVSLVLITLIIASHDFWLAAKVFAVAVVIDQLIDQAIAPRLLGKFTGIRPIWVLVALLVGTNVGGVLGLLVAVPVAGFIKDVADGFSKSDNVGESEAASELLVEESISQ
- a CDS encoding DNA polymerase III subunit gamma/tau; the encoded protein is MSYEPLHHKYRPKSFAELVGQEAIATTLTNAIGTSKIAPAYLFTGPRGTGKTSSARILAKSLNCLKSDKPTAEPCGVCEVCQGITKGYALDIIEIDAASNTGVDNIRELIEKAQFAPVQCRYKVYVIDECHMLSTQAFNALLKTLEEPPRQVVFVLATTDPQRVLPTIISRCQRFDFRRIQLEAMVKHLSAIASYENIHISLDAVTLVAQLSQGGLRDAESLLDQLGLLAGEVTPERVWDLVGTVSEQDLLALLNAIAQDKPEAVLDCTHHILDRGREPLTILQNLAAFYRDLLIAKTAPNRHDLVACTQQTWTALIEFAQYFDMSVILAGQKHLREAEVQIKNTTQPRLWLEVTLLGLLPSATNIQPQAPSVALRIHTPVVSPSYPPVVAQNHPVSSVPVAEPQKNHDSVNHHQAAAQNHPVSSLPVAEPQKNHNSVNHHQAAAQNQPVTSSASDEQQTNHNSVANLVSPPTPEPVAVPVPSVNIEPVTSEVVGEVEYDLTQIWQQVLANLQPKSRQEMLRQMSQLMEFDGVVALIAIKQAWYDKGKSYLPMITAAFQQTFQREIQINIEKGISSNSTSAKKNPPPKDSTRVQQSPTPSYNQQISPSASVPQPTNPPPAPQKTELVVRDGNEVNGNRANGNGVNGNRANGNGLNGNGMQTLPLPPKQTPAPDWEPDEVAIAAQRVAEFFNGQIIRFADDFPEFSDSTTTPEWVEESEVDDE
- the ebsA gene encoding type IV pilus biogenesis protein EbsA; translated protein: MSIEQLQPATQQQASVYLPYVQGARRNFLPYAISLYQKGVLEGHRKIEASEHVPFVASWNVATLPSDLTRCRIQFDGNADLSYELMMASFEFINFLIELMDNYKRYRVTDFSQPFYRKLLRIDD
- a CDS encoding glycosyltransferase, producing MPANSWPEEDSYQDLDPLNSLLSDLSVDEESVLETDSMSLPSRFQGRRGKAALVLTIVWSGTIALHLVSWASIFILGLTTILGFHALVVVFTKSRRYPKEIQGDLPSVSVLVAAKNEEAVIAKLVKNLCNLEYPGGQYEIWIIDDRSSDSTPRLLAELQQKHDHLKVLRRSAEATGGKSGALNQVLPLTKGDIIAVFDADAQVTPDLLQQVIPLFQRENVGAVQVRKAIANAKENFWTKGQMAEMALDTWFQQQRTALGGIGELRGNGQFVRRSALESCGGWNEETITDDLDLTIRLHLDKWDIECVFHPAVQEEGVTSAISLWHQRNRWAEGGYQRYLDYWDLILKNRMGGRKSWDLLIFMLIMYILPTAAIPDLLMAIARHRPPMLSPITGLSISMSMVGMFTGLKRVRQDQKFPLSTYFMMLVQTLRGSLYMLHWLVVMSSTTARMSVRPKRLKWVKTLHTGNEE
- a CDS encoding bifunctional orotidine-5'-phosphate decarboxylase/orotate phosphoribosyltransferase encodes the protein MNFFDKFNRNILQNQSLLFVGLDPNPEMMPVRYESEELITGLEKWLQFIIAETSDFVCAYKPTFGFYEALGIPGLELLYKTLAAIPAHIPVILDAKHSDLNTSSIFAQTVFTKWQVDAITLSPYTGQDHVAPFLVYPDKAVFILCCTSNPGAEALQQYPTNESPLYLQVVKESKTWGTPEQLGLEVGTTNPEVLALIRAVAPERIIMARSIWAQGQNLKQILEAGLNSNGDGLLIPVPQDMLVNTQLSEEVQSLRAEINQIKTEIIHENSTCSVWFPDVCFLNQHPHQDLILQLYDIDCIMFGSFVQASGAIFPYYIDLRKIISNPQVFNQVLTAYEDILKNLNFDRLAGIPYGSLPTATGLALRLHCPMIFPRKEVKAHGTRRVIEGNFHTGETVVVVDDILISGKSVMEGAGKLESAGLKVNDIVVFIDHEQGVKDRLEQNGYRSHAVLTISEITNTLYQAGRINEEQFLAFAES